Part of the Pseudomonas sp. P8_241 genome is shown below.
CCGCCACTGATGACCTCCATCGCAAAGATCCGCGATGCCTGCGGCTGTCGACGGGAAAACTCCATCTTCGCGCGAATGTAGCGGCTCAGGGCTTCGGCCGGGTCATCCTCGGCGGTCAGGGTGTTGAAGGTGCTGTCCCACAACTCGATGATGTTGCTCAACACCGCCACGTACAAACCGAGTTTGTTGGTGAAGTAGTAATGCAGGTTTGCTTTGGGCAATCCGGCATTCTGGGCGATGGTGTTCATGCTCGTGCCTTTGTAACCGTGACGGGCGAACTCGTCTTCGGCGGCTTTGATGATGGTCTCTTCGTTCTTCTGACGAATGCGGCTGGCGGGTTTTCCGCCGTGGGCTGGGACTTCAAAGGTCATGGGCACTTCCGAACGGGTGGGTGGGTGCAGCCTGTGCGTTGATAGCGCACCCACCGGTTTCAGACAAGTCCTGAAGCGATAAAACCCTTATACCTGCTCGATCGGTTCGTGACTGTTCGCACGTGTATCGGCTTTCGACTCCGGTAGCAACACGCACATCAGGATTGCGGTCAGACCGCCGCTGGTAATGGCCGAGTCGAAAAGGTTTTGCACCACTTTTGGCAACAAGTGCAGCAAGTTTGGTTGTGCTGCAATGCCCAGGCCGACGCCGAACGAAGTGGCGATGATCAGCATGCTGCGCCGATCCAGTGGCGCCTGGGCGAGGATGCGCACACCGGCCGCCGCGACACTGCCGAACATCACCAGCGTGGCACCGCCGAGTACGGGCTTCGGAATTTGTTGCAACACCGCACCAATCAACGGAAATAGCCCGAGACAAAACAGCAGCACGCCGATGTACAGGCCGACGTAGCGGCTGGCGACGCCGGTCAATTGGATCACGCCATTGTTTTGTGCAAATGTGGTGTTGGGGAACGCGCTGAACGTCGCGGCGATCAGGCAGCTGACGCCGTCGCCCAGCACGCCGCCCTTGAGTCGCTTGATATAGGACGGGCCGCTGATGGGTTGTCGGGCAAGCATGCAGTTGGCGGTGAGGTCGCCGACGGTTTCAATGGTGCTGATCAGGTAAATCAACGCCACCGGCAGGAACGCGCTCCAGTCGAAACTGAAGCCGAACTTGAAGGGCGTCGCAAGGCTGACCAGCGGCAGGTCGGGCAAGGGCTGCGGGACCAGTTTTCCACTGAACCAGGCTGCCAGGCTACCCAGCGCGAGCCCGATGATGATGGCGGACAGGCGAATCCACGGCGTGTTCGAGCGGTTCAGCAAAATAATCGTCAGCAGCACGAACAGGCCCAGGGCCAGATTGCCCGGCGCACCAAAGTCCGGCGCATTGAAGCCTCCCCCCAGGTCGGTAATGCCGACCTTGATCAGGCTGATGCCGATCAGGGTAATGACGATACCGGTCACCAACGGTGTGATCACCCGGCGAAGTTGCCCGATAAAGCGACTGAGCACGATTTGCACCAATGCACCGAAGAAGCACACGCCGAAGATCATCGCCAGAATGTCTTCCGGACTTCCACCTCGTTGCTTGACCAGAAACCCGGCGGACAACACTGCACCCAAAAACGCAAAACTGGTGCCTTGCAGGCAGATCATTCCGGCGCCAATACCAAAAGGCCTACGTGCCTGTATGAAGGTGCCGACCCCGGAGACCATCAGCGCCATGCTGATCAGGTAAGGCAGATGAGCGGTCAAACCCAAGGCTGAGCCGATCACCAGCGGCGGCGTAATGATGCCGACGAAACTGGCGAGGACATGCTGGAGGGCGGCGAGGAGGGCGGCGGCTGGTTTTGGGCGATCGTCGAGGCCGTAGATCAGATCACTTTGGCTTGGAGTTTCTGGCTGCATGGGCATGGGTCTTCTTTTTCGCAAGCGGGACGTTTGTCCATGTATTGCAAAAAGCTGTCCAAGTGCTCAGGTTATTGAATCTTTATTACTTCCAGAGCCTTTGTTTGCTGGGCTTTCGGTGGTTTCTATCGCGTCGCGGCCAGGCTCTCCAGAAAGCTTTCCAGCACCAAATGAGGGCGGCGACCCTTGCGCGTGACCGAGGCGAGGCTCAGGTCATAGAACCGCGCCTTGGGTTTCAGCGCACGCAGGCGACCTTGTTGTACCCAAAGTGCAGCGTAATGGTCCGGCAGATAACCAATGTAACGCCCGGTCAGAATCAGGAACGCCATGCCCTCGCGGTCCGAAGCGCTGGCGGTGCAGTTGAGCGCCTGATAGTGGGCCTGGATGTCCGCCGGCAACCGAAAGGTCGGCGCGATGGCGTCCTGGCTGTTCAGGCGCGAGTCGTCCAGTTGTCTGTCATCAACATAAAACAGCGGATGGCCGACGGCGCAATACAACAGCGAGCGCTCGCTATATAACGGCTGATACTCCAGGCCAGACAGCGCACTGGCCTGGGGCACCACGCCGACATGCAAGCGACCGTCGAGCACGCCTTGTTCAACTTCATTGGGCGCGATCATGCGGATCTGAATCTGTACGTCCGGGCCACGTTCTTTCAGTTGTGCAAGGGCGTGGGTGATGCGCATGTGGGGCAGGGTGACGAGGTTGTCGGTCAGGCCGATCGTCAACTCGCCGCGCAAGTGTTGGTGCAGTCCATTGACCTCGGTGCGGAAACTTTCCAGCGCACTCAATAGCTGCAAGGCCGATTGATAGACCTCGCGGCCTTCTTCAGTCAGGGAGAAGCCGGCCCGTCCACGCTGGCATAGGCGCAAACCGAGTCTCTGCTCCAGATCGCTCATTTGCTGGCTGATCGCTGAGCGACCGATGCCGAGCACTGTCTCGGCCGCGGAGAAACCACCGCACTCGACGACGCTGCGAAAGATCCGCAACAGGCGGATATCAAAGTCGCTGACTTGCGCCAGAGGATCGGGTCGGCGACTGGACATAGTTTAGTGGAGTCCTGACTGAAGGTTACAAAAGTTGGATTTCACAGACTTTATCTCCGTGGCAATTTAGCTGCAACAACGGTTTTTAATCCTTACGCCGCTTATTGCCTTGCGAGGTTTCGCTCATGAACTTGCCCGAAAACGCACCGACTTCTCTGGCCAGCCAGCTCAAGCTCGATGCTCACTGGATGCCGTACACCGCCAACCGCAACTTCCAGCGCGATCCGCGCTTGATCGTTGGTGCTGAAGGCAGCTGGCTGATCGACGACAAGGGGCGCAAGGTTTATGACTCGCTGTCCGGTCTGTGGACCTGCGGCGCCGGGCACACCCGCAAGGAAATCCAGGACGCGGTCGCCAAGCAACTGGGCACCCTCGATTACTCGCCAGGCTTCCAGTACGGCCATCCGCTGTCGTTCCAGCTGGCTGAGAAAATCACCGACCTGACGCCGGGCAATCTGAATCACGTGTTCTTCACCGACTCGGGTTCCGAGTGCGCCGACACCGCCGTGAAAATGGTGCGTGCCTACTGGCGACTGAAAGGCCAGTCGACCAAGACCAAAATGATCGGCCGTGCCCGTGGCTACCACGGTGTGAACATCGCCGGCACGAGCCTCGGCGGCGTGAACGGCAACCGCAAGCTGTTCGGTCAGGCGATGATGGATGTCGACCACTTGCCGCACACTTTGCTGGCAAGCAACGCTTACTCCCGTGGCATGCCGGAGCAGGGTGGTATCGCCCTGGCCGACGAACTACTGAAGCTGATCGAACTGCACGATGCGTCGAACATCGCCGCCGTGTTCGTTGAGCCGCTGGCCGGTTCCGCTGGCGTACTGGTTCCGCCACAGGGTTACCTCAAGCGTCTGCGCGAGATCTGCGATCAGCACAACATACTGCTGGTGTTCGACGAAGTGATCACCGGTTTCGGCCGTACCGGCAACATGTTCGGTGCCGACACCTTTGGCGTGACTCCGGACCTGATGTGCATCGCCAAGCAAGTCACCAACGGCGCGATCCCGATGGGCGCGGTGATTGCCAGCTCCGAGATCTACCAGACCTTCATGAACCAGGCGACGCCTGAGTACGCAGTGGAATTCCCTCACGGTTATACCTACTCCGCACACCCGGTGGCTTGCGCCGCGGGCCTGGCAGCACTCGATCTGCTGCAGAAGGAAAACCTGGTGCAGAGCGTGGCCGAAGTCGCACCGCATTTCGAAAATGCGCTGCATGGCCTGAAGGGCACCAAGAACATCATCGACATCCGCAACTTCGGCCTGGCTGGCGCGATTCAGATCGCCCCTCGTGACGGCGACGCGATCGTGCGTCCGTTCGAAGCCGGCATGGCGCTGTGGAAAGCCGGGTTCTACGTTCGCTTCGGTGGCGACACCCTGCAGTTCGGCCCAACCTTCAACAGCAAGCCGCAGGACCTGGATCGTCTGTTCGACGCGGTCGGCGAAGTGCTGAGCAAGATCGACTGATTTCTCCTTCTATATACCTATAAACAACGGGTGCCCGGTAACGGGTGCCTGTGGACAACTTTTCAGGAGCTTCCATGAGCGTTATTCCGCATTTGATCAATGGCGAACTGGTGACCGAGAACGGTCGCGCAGTGGATGTGTTCAACCCGTCTACCGGTCAGGCAATCCACAAGTTGCCACTGGCGACCCGCGAAACCATCCAGAGCGCCATCGACGCCGCCAAGGCAGCATTTCCGGCCTGGCGCAACACCCCGCCGGCGAAGCGCGCCCAAGTGATGTTCCGCTTCAAGCAACTGCTGGAGCAGAACGAAGCTCGCATCTCGCAATTGATCAGTGAAGAGCACGGCAAGACCCTGGAAGATGCGGCCGGTGAACTCAAACGCGGTATCGAGAACGTCGAGTTCGCTTGCGCTGCACCGGAAATCCTCAAGGGCGAATACAGCCGTAACGTCGGCCCGAACATCGATGCCTGGTCGGACTTCCAGCCGCTGGGCGTGGTCGCCGGTATCACGCCGTTCAACTTCCCGGCCATGGTGCCGTTGTGGATGTACCCGCTGGCGATCGTTTGCGGCAACTGCTTCATCCTCAAGCCATCCGAACGTGACCCGAGTTCGACGCTGTTGATCGCCCAACTGTTGATCGAAGCCGGCTTGCCGAAAGGCGTGCTGAGCGTGGTGCACGGTGACAAGACTGCGGTGGACGCATTGATCGAAGCGCCGGAAGTCAAAGCGTTGAGCTTTGTTGGCTCGACGCCGATTGCCGAGTACATCTATTCCGAAGGCACCAAGCGCGGCAAACGCGTTCAGGCTTTGGGTGGGGCGAAGAACCATGCGGTGCTGATGCCGGATGCGGATCTGGATAACGCCGTCAGCGCACTGATGGGCGCGGCTTACGGCTCTTGCGGCGAGCGCTGCATGGCGATCTCGGTTGCCGTGTGCGTGGGCGATCAAGTGGCTGATGCGCTGGTGGCCAAGCTGGTTCCGCAAATCCAGGCGCTGAAAATCGGTGCCGGTACCTCCTGCGGTCTGGACATGGGCCCTCTGGTCACTGGTCAGGCTCGCGACAAAGTCAGCGGTTATGTAGAAGACGGCGTAGCTGCCGGCGCGACACTGGTCGTAGACGGTCGTGGTCTGACCGTCGCGGGTCACGAGGACGGCTTCTTCCTGGGTGGTTGCCTGTTCGACAATGTGACGCCAGAAATGCGCATCTATAAAGAAGAGATCTTCGGGCCGGTGCTGTGTGTTGTCCGGGTCAATAGCCTGGAAGAAGCCATGCAACTGATCAACGATCATGAATATGGCAACGGCACTTGCATCTTCACCCGTGACGGCGAAGCCGCACGGTTGTTCTGCGACGAGATCGAAGTCGGTATGGTGGGTGTCAACGTACCGCTGCCAGTGCCAGTGGCTTACCACAGCTTTGGCGGTTGGAAGCGCTCGCTGTTCGGCGACTTGCATGCGTACGGTCCGGATGGCGTGCGTTTCTATACCCGCCGCAAGGCTATTACCCAGCGCTGGCCGCAGCGTGCAAGCCATGAAGCTTCGCAGTTCGCGTTCCCTAGCTTGTAAGTAGAGGGGCACAAAAGGCCGACCCATTGGGTCGGCCTTTTTGTTTTCGGGGCGGTTTTGACCTATATGACAGATTTGTGAAAATAGGTGTTGACGGCAGATTTCAGATGTCTATAATTCGCCCCACTTCCGGCGCAGTCGAAACGGAAAACTCCTTGGTAAACAAAGAGTTACGCAGTTTTCGGCAGCAGGTTGCTTCAGGTCATCGAAGCCAGAAAGAAGTTGAAAAAGAGGTGTTGACAGCAGCGTGTAACGCTGTAGAATTCGCCTCCCGCTGACGAGAGATCTGAAGCGCAAGTGGTTGAAGTTGTTAAGGAAATCCTTGAAAACTTCTGAAAAATACCACTTGACAGCAAATGAGGCTGCTGTAGAATGCGCGCCTCGGTTGAGACGAAAGATCTTAACCAACCGCTCTTTAACAACTGAATCAAGCAATTCGTGTGGGTGCTTGTGGAGTCAGACTGCTAGTCAACAGATTATCAGCATCACAAGTTACTCCGCGAGAAATCAAAGATGTAACCAACGATTGCTGAGCCAAGTTTAGGGTTTTCTCAAAACCCAAAGATGTTTGAACTGAAGAGTTTGATCATGGCTCAGATTGAACGCTGGCGGCAGGCCTAACACATGCAAGTCGAGCGGATGACAGGAGCTTGCTCCTGAATTCAGCGGCGGACGGGTGAGTAATGCCTAGGAATCTGCCTGGTAGTGGGGGACAACGTTTCGAAAGGAACGCTAATACCGCATACGTCCTACGGGAGAAAGCAGGGGACCTTCGGGCCTTGCGCTATCAGATGAGCCTAGGTCGGATTAGCTAGTTGGTGAGGTAATGGCTCACCAAGGCGACGATCCGTAACTGGTCTGAGAGGATGATCAGTCACACTGGAACTGAGACACGGTCCAGACTCCTACGGGAGGCAGCAGTGGGGAATATTGGACAATGGGCGAAAGCCTGATCCAGCCATGCCGCGTGTGTGAAGAAGGTCTTCGGATTGTAAAGCACTTTAAGTTGGGAGGAAGGGCATTAACCTAATACGTTAGTGTTTTGACGTTACCGACAGAATAAGCACCGGCTAACTCTGTGCCAGCAGCCGCGGTAATACAGAGGGTGCAAGCGTTAATCGGAATTACTGGGCGTAAAGCGCGCGTAGGTGGTTTGTTAAGTTGGATGTGAAAGCCCCGGGCTCAACCTGGGAACTGCATTCAAAACTGACAAGCTAGAGTATGGTAGAGGGTGGTGGAATTTCCTGTGTAGCGGTGAAATGCGTAGATATAGGAAGGAACACCAGTGGCGAAGGCGACCACCTGGACTGATACTGACACTGAGGTGCGAAAGCGTGGGGAGCAAACAGGATTAGATACCCTGGTAGTCCACGCCGTAAACGATGTCAACTAGCCGTTGGGAGCCTTGAGCTCTTAGTGGCGCAGCTAACGCATTAAGTTGACCGCCTGGGGAGTACGGCCGCAAGGTTAAAACTCAAATGAATTGACGGGGGCCCGCACAAGCGGTGGAGCATGTGGTTTAATTCGAAGCAACGCGAAGAACCTTACCAGGCCTTGACATCCAATGAACTTTCCAGAGATGGATTGGTGCCTTCGGGAACATTGAGACAGGTGCTGCATGGCTGTCGTCAGCTCGTGTCGTGAGATGTTGGGTTAAGTCCCGTAACGAGCGCAACCCTTGTCCTTAGTTACCAGCACGTCATGGTGGGCACTCTAAGGAGACTGCCGGTGACAAACCGGAGGAAGGTGGGGATGACGTCAAGTCATCATGGCCCTTACGGCCTGGGCTACACACGTGCTACAATGGTCGGTACAGAGGGTTGCCAAGCCGCGAGGTGGAGCTAATCCCACAAAACCGATCGTAGTCCGGATCGCAGTCTGCAACTCGACTGCGTGAAGTCGGAATCGCTAGTAATCGCGAATCAGAATGTCGCGGTGAATACGTTCCCGGGCCTTGTACACACCGCCCGTCACACCATGGGAGTGGGTTGCACCAGAAGTAGCTAGTCTAACCTTCGGGAGGACGGTTACCACGGTGTGATTCATGACTGGGGTGAAGTCGTAACAAGGTAGCCGTAGGGGAACCTGCGGCTGGATCACCTCCTTAATCGACGACTCAGCTGCTCCATAAGTTCCCACACGAATTGCTTGATTCATTGAAGAAGACGATAGAAGCAGCTTTAAGCTCCAAGCTGATAGCTCCAAGCTAACAGTTGCGCGCTCGAAATTGGGTCTGTAGCTCAGTTGGTTAGAGCGCACCCCTGATAAGGGTGAGGTCGGCAGTTCGAATCTGCCCAGACCCACCAATTTTGTTATGGGGCCATAGCTCAGCTGGGAGAGCGCCTGCCTTGCACGCAGGAGGTCAACGGTTCGATCCCGTTTGGCTCCACCATATAACTGCTTCTGAAAGTTTAGAAATGAATATTCCGATGTGAATATTGATTTCTAGTCTTTTGATTAGATCGTTCTTTAAAAATTTGGGTATGTGATAGAAAGATAGACTGAACGTTACTTTCACTGGTAACGGATCAGGCTAAGGTAAAATTTGTGAGTTCTCTTAGTTGAGAAATTCGAATTTTCGGCGAATGTCGTCTTCACAGTATAACCAGATTGCTTGGGGTTATATGGTCAAGTGAAGAAGCGCATACGGTGGATGCCTTGGCAGTCAGAGGCGATGAAAGACGTGGTAGCCTGCGAAAAGCTTCGGGG
Proteins encoded:
- a CDS encoding uracil-xanthine permease family protein gives rise to the protein MQPETPSQSDLIYGLDDRPKPAAALLAALQHVLASFVGIITPPLVIGSALGLTAHLPYLISMALMVSGVGTFIQARRPFGIGAGMICLQGTSFAFLGAVLSAGFLVKQRGGSPEDILAMIFGVCFFGALVQIVLSRFIGQLRRVITPLVTGIVITLIGISLIKVGITDLGGGFNAPDFGAPGNLALGLFVLLTIILLNRSNTPWIRLSAIIIGLALGSLAAWFSGKLVPQPLPDLPLVSLATPFKFGFSFDWSAFLPVALIYLISTIETVGDLTANCMLARQPISGPSYIKRLKGGVLGDGVSCLIAATFSAFPNTTFAQNNGVIQLTGVASRYVGLYIGVLLFCLGLFPLIGAVLQQIPKPVLGGATLVMFGSVAAAGVRILAQAPLDRRSMLIIATSFGVGLGIAAQPNLLHLLPKVVQNLFDSAITSGGLTAILMCVLLPESKADTRANSHEPIEQV
- a CDS encoding LysR family transcriptional regulator; this encodes MSSRRPDPLAQVSDFDIRLLRIFRSVVECGGFSAAETVLGIGRSAISQQMSDLEQRLGLRLCQRGRAGFSLTEEGREVYQSALQLLSALESFRTEVNGLHQHLRGELTIGLTDNLVTLPHMRITHALAQLKERGPDVQIQIRMIAPNEVEQGVLDGRLHVGVVPQASALSGLEYQPLYSERSLLYCAVGHPLFYVDDRQLDDSRLNSQDAIAPTFRLPADIQAHYQALNCTASASDREGMAFLILTGRYIGYLPDHYAALWVQQGRLRALKPKARFYDLSLASVTRKGRRPHLVLESFLESLAATR
- a CDS encoding aspartate aminotransferase family protein, whose translation is MNLPENAPTSLASQLKLDAHWMPYTANRNFQRDPRLIVGAEGSWLIDDKGRKVYDSLSGLWTCGAGHTRKEIQDAVAKQLGTLDYSPGFQYGHPLSFQLAEKITDLTPGNLNHVFFTDSGSECADTAVKMVRAYWRLKGQSTKTKMIGRARGYHGVNIAGTSLGGVNGNRKLFGQAMMDVDHLPHTLLASNAYSRGMPEQGGIALADELLKLIELHDASNIAAVFVEPLAGSAGVLVPPQGYLKRLREICDQHNILLVFDEVITGFGRTGNMFGADTFGVTPDLMCIAKQVTNGAIPMGAVIASSEIYQTFMNQATPEYAVEFPHGYTYSAHPVACAAGLAALDLLQKENLVQSVAEVAPHFENALHGLKGTKNIIDIRNFGLAGAIQIAPRDGDAIVRPFEAGMALWKAGFYVRFGGDTLQFGPTFNSKPQDLDRLFDAVGEVLSKID
- a CDS encoding CoA-acylating methylmalonate-semialdehyde dehydrogenase translates to MSVIPHLINGELVTENGRAVDVFNPSTGQAIHKLPLATRETIQSAIDAAKAAFPAWRNTPPAKRAQVMFRFKQLLEQNEARISQLISEEHGKTLEDAAGELKRGIENVEFACAAPEILKGEYSRNVGPNIDAWSDFQPLGVVAGITPFNFPAMVPLWMYPLAIVCGNCFILKPSERDPSSTLLIAQLLIEAGLPKGVLSVVHGDKTAVDALIEAPEVKALSFVGSTPIAEYIYSEGTKRGKRVQALGGAKNHAVLMPDADLDNAVSALMGAAYGSCGERCMAISVAVCVGDQVADALVAKLVPQIQALKIGAGTSCGLDMGPLVTGQARDKVSGYVEDGVAAGATLVVDGRGLTVAGHEDGFFLGGCLFDNVTPEMRIYKEEIFGPVLCVVRVNSLEEAMQLINDHEYGNGTCIFTRDGEAARLFCDEIEVGMVGVNVPLPVPVAYHSFGGWKRSLFGDLHAYGPDGVRFYTRRKAITQRWPQRASHEASQFAFPSL
- a CDS encoding TetR/AcrR family transcriptional regulator, giving the protein MTFEVPAHGGKPASRIRQKNEETIIKAAEDEFARHGYKGTSMNTIAQNAGLPKANLHYYFTNKLGLYVAVLSNIIELWDSTFNTLTAEDDPAEALSRYIRAKMEFSRRQPQASRIFAMEVISGGECLTEYFNQDYRAWFQGRASVFQSWIDAGKMDSVDPVHLIFLLWGSTQHYADFSTQICRVTGRSRLTKQDMEDAGNNLIRIILKGCGLTPAI